A stretch of Shumkonia mesophila DNA encodes these proteins:
- a CDS encoding sodium:solute symporter family protein, translated as MSAKLTWLFVFVGLYWAYCLSAGLIGARAARTVSDFFIAGRRLSLWIFILAATATSFSGWTFMGHPGLVYRDGFSYAYAAFYTITIPLTGVFFLKRQWMLGKRYGYVTPGEMLADYFRGDAIRLLTVFIALLFSIPYVGIQFGASGYLFEVLTDNLINQNLGMWLLALVMLTYLVTGGLRAVAYVDALQCVLMIVGIVVTGVIALDVVGGWSALTAGMSHMATMPGAETTKGLGGGDYPAYFAIPGVIQYTAGLGKEAPIGGLWTGVMILTYMFAMMGIQASPAFSMWAFSNNNPRPFAPQQVWVSAFGVGLILLFFTTIQGVGAHLMGADAAANRDPHMLAEILRSPHTEILPAPGDPARLMALYDGGAVPLVGPKIARDMALADLEAAVRAGAEAVADADAGARATALIKLGVEPARAEPLALDARRRDAFLARSADLKTAYGAIYRIERAVTVPALLADAVFVQPPLPAGRVSENPDFLVPEYFNLIAEEHAWLIGLLAICAMAAMQSTGAAYISAAAGMLTRDFHKRYLRPASSHGTQKLFGRVVMILIVVSALLVSTYSRDALVLLGGLAVAFGLQMAPSLAAVTWCPWITRQGATYGLVAGILGVVFTENVGLAILQSAGIDLWGRWPLTLHSAGWGLGINLVACVLFSTFTQNAADRERRMKYHTFLNEHAGLPANKKVLRPLAWAAALGWLFFGVGPGAVIGNDIFGAPDAGIEGWWFGIPSIWAWQILFWGLGVGMMWFLAYKMEMSTVPEKEIESLVDDVAESARRF; from the coding sequence TTGTCAGCGAAGCTAACCTGGCTGTTCGTCTTCGTCGGCCTCTATTGGGCATACTGCCTGTCGGCCGGCCTGATCGGCGCCCGCGCCGCCCGGACCGTCAGCGACTTCTTCATCGCCGGCCGCCGGTTGTCCCTGTGGATCTTCATCCTGGCCGCCACCGCCACCTCGTTCTCGGGCTGGACCTTCATGGGCCATCCGGGCCTCGTCTACCGGGACGGCTTTTCGTACGCCTACGCCGCCTTCTACACCATCACCATCCCGTTGACCGGCGTCTTCTTCCTCAAGCGCCAGTGGATGCTGGGCAAGCGCTACGGCTATGTCACCCCGGGCGAGATGCTGGCCGACTATTTCCGGGGCGACGCCATCCGCCTCCTGACCGTGTTCATCGCGCTCCTGTTCTCGATCCCTTACGTCGGCATCCAATTCGGGGCGTCGGGCTATCTGTTCGAGGTGCTGACCGACAACCTGATCAACCAGAATCTCGGCATGTGGCTGCTGGCCCTGGTCATGCTGACCTATCTGGTGACGGGCGGCCTTCGGGCGGTGGCCTATGTCGATGCCCTGCAGTGCGTGCTGATGATCGTCGGCATCGTCGTCACCGGCGTCATCGCGCTCGACGTGGTGGGCGGCTGGTCCGCCCTGACGGCGGGCATGTCGCACATGGCGACGATGCCCGGCGCGGAAACCACCAAGGGGCTGGGCGGCGGCGACTATCCCGCCTATTTCGCCATCCCCGGCGTCATCCAGTATACGGCCGGCCTCGGCAAGGAGGCCCCCATCGGCGGCCTGTGGACCGGGGTGATGATCCTCACCTACATGTTCGCCATGATGGGCATTCAGGCCTCGCCGGCCTTTTCCATGTGGGCGTTCTCCAACAACAACCCCCGTCCGTTCGCGCCCCAGCAGGTGTGGGTGTCCGCCTTCGGGGTCGGCCTCATCCTGCTTTTCTTCACGACGATCCAGGGTGTGGGCGCCCACCTGATGGGCGCCGACGCGGCGGCCAACCGCGATCCCCACATGCTGGCCGAAATCCTCCGCTCCCCCCACACCGAGATCCTCCCCGCGCCCGGCGACCCGGCCAGACTGATGGCGCTCTACGACGGCGGCGCGGTGCCCCTGGTCGGCCCGAAGATCGCCAGGGACATGGCCCTGGCCGACCTCGAGGCCGCGGTGCGGGCCGGCGCCGAAGCGGTCGCCGATGCCGACGCAGGCGCCCGGGCCACCGCCCTGATCAAGCTGGGGGTCGAGCCGGCGCGCGCCGAGCCGCTGGCCCTGGATGCCCGCCGCCGTGACGCCTTCCTCGCCCGCAGCGCGGACCTGAAGACCGCCTATGGCGCCATCTATCGGATCGAGCGCGCCGTCACCGTGCCCGCCCTGCTCGCCGATGCCGTGTTCGTGCAGCCGCCGCTGCCGGCCGGGCGCGTCAGCGAAAATCCGGATTTCCTGGTCCCGGAATATTTCAACCTGATCGCCGAAGAGCACGCCTGGCTGATCGGGCTGCTGGCCATCTGCGCGATGGCGGCCATGCAATCGACCGGCGCCGCGTACATCTCGGCCGCCGCCGGCATGCTGACCCGCGACTTCCACAAGCGCTATCTGCGCCCGGCCTCCTCGCACGGCACCCAGAAGCTGTTCGGCCGCGTCGTCATGATCCTGATCGTCGTTTCGGCCCTGCTGGTTTCCACATACTCGCGCGACGCCCTGGTGCTGCTGGGCGGCCTCGCCGTGGCCTTCGGCCTGCAGATGGCGCCGTCGCTGGCCGCCGTCACCTGGTGCCCGTGGATCACCCGGCAGGGCGCCACCTACGGCCTGGTGGCGGGAATTCTGGGGGTCGTCTTCACCGAGAACGTCGGCCTGGCCATCCTCCAGTCGGCGGGCATCGACCTGTGGGGACGCTGGCCGCTGACCCTCCATTCGGCGGGATGGGGATTGGGCATCAACCTTGTGGCCTGCGTCCTTTTCTCGACGTTCACCCAGAACGCCGCCGACCGCGAGCGGCGCATGAAGTATCACACCTTCCTCAACGAGCACGCCGGCCTGCCCGCGAACAAGAAGGTGCTGCGGCCGCTGGCCTGGGCGGCGGCGCTGGGGTGGCTGTTCTTCGGGGTGGGACCGGGGGCGGTCATCGGCAACGACATTTTCGGCGCCCCCGACGCCGGGATCGAGGGATGGTGGTTCGGCATCCCGTCGATCTGGGCCTGGCAGATCCTGTTCTGGGGGCTCGGCGTCGGCATGATGTGGTTCCTGGCCTACAAGATGGAAATGTCGACGGTTCCCGAGAAGGAGATCGAGTCCCTGGTCGACGACGTTGCCGAAAGCGCCCGGCGGTTCTAG
- a CDS encoding PhoH family protein, whose product MGKRSSRRAPAHDTTVQYLFPNETPWDPLGEPSRDKSYVKKVRPYSEAQRALLDAIDGYGMVLALGPAGTGKTYLSIAKAVEALEAGRVGRILLCRPAIEAGESLGFLPGDVEQKLAPYLRPLYDALTDRLGGKRLKMMLADGTIEIAPVAYMRGCTLNNSFIVIDEAQNCTYGQLKMLLTRLGWHSTMVLTGDPDQSDLLPGISGFAEIARRLDVLEGVAVVQLSESDVVRHPLVASILSVI is encoded by the coding sequence ATGGGTAAACGATCTTCGCGCCGTGCCCCGGCGCACGACACCACCGTGCAGTACCTTTTCCCCAACGAGACGCCGTGGGACCCGCTCGGCGAGCCGAGCCGCGACAAAAGCTACGTCAAGAAGGTCCGCCCCTACAGCGAGGCGCAACGGGCCCTGCTGGACGCCATCGACGGCTACGGCATGGTTCTGGCCCTCGGCCCGGCGGGCACCGGCAAGACCTATCTTTCCATCGCCAAGGCGGTGGAGGCGCTGGAGGCCGGCCGGGTCGGCCGCATTCTTCTGTGCCGGCCGGCCATCGAGGCCGGCGAAAGCCTGGGATTCCTGCCGGGCGACGTCGAGCAGAAGCTGGCCCCCTATCTGCGGCCGCTCTACGACGCGTTGACCGACCGGCTGGGCGGCAAGCGCCTGAAAATGATGCTCGCCGACGGTACCATCGAGATCGCGCCGGTCGCCTACATGCGCGGGTGCACGCTCAACAATTCCTTCATCGTCATCGACGAGGCGCAGAACTGCACCTATGGCCAGCTCAAGATGCTGCTGACCCGGCTGGGCTGGCATTCCACCATGGTGCTGACCGGCGACCCCGACCAGAGCGACCTTTTGCCCGGCATTTCCGGCTTTGCCGAGATCGCCCGGCGGCTCGACGTCCTGGAAGGCGTGGCCGTGGTCCAACTGAGCGAGTCCGACGTCGTGCGCCATCCGCTGGTGGCGAGCATCCTGTCGGTCATCTGA
- the pbpC gene encoding penicillin-binding protein 1C — translation MTRRAKMAAAVLAAAGTVAVLAGAAVTLDAVHPPATGRYLDRSRSVLDADGRLLRAFATADGSWRFAVRPDDVDPLYLAMLTAYEDKRFYRHPGVDPLALARAAWQWAASGKPVSGASTLTMQTVRLLEPRPRTLISKLVEMGRAVQLEWRHSKDEILAIYLTVAPFGGNLEGVAAASRFYLGKDPRHLTAGEAALLVALPQSPEAARPDRHPGAARLARDKVLARMQDAHILDADAVAAARQEPVARARLAAAFRAPHLAQRLVAADPGAEIQRTFIDGALQASVEALARRAVGGLEPGANLAVLVVETAGRRVVAHAGSADFFDAARQGQVDMTRAVRSPGSTLKPFIYAAGFEHLGLHPETLIADRPTRFGDYAPVNFDLRFRGDITVREALQLSLNVPAVAVLDRLGPARFAELIAEMGIALRFDPRVGAPALPMALGGVGVSLWDLVTLFAGLADGGRFAPLRVAETDPQAAPARVLNEAAAWYAAAILRDVPPPEGRVAVAGRRIALKTGTSYGFRDAWAVGFDGRFTVGVWVGRPDGGYGTGRTGGRQAAPLLYDVFDLLAPAAGPVSPPPAGVVEARTGDLPPPLRRFHTRDEMEMALVAPDAAFEIAFPPDGATVEMAAAADGTATLALRANGGRKPLRWLIDGRPIAVSPFKRAASWTAATEGRVRITALDADGHAASAEVWIARVP, via the coding sequence ATGACACGGCGGGCGAAGATGGCGGCGGCGGTACTGGCGGCGGCGGGGACGGTGGCCGTCCTCGCCGGCGCGGCCGTCACGCTGGATGCCGTCCATCCGCCGGCGACGGGGCGCTATCTCGACCGCTCGCGCAGCGTGCTCGATGCCGACGGCCGGCTGCTTCGCGCCTTCGCGACGGCGGACGGCAGCTGGCGCTTCGCGGTGCGGCCGGACGACGTCGATCCGCTCTATCTCGCCATGCTCACCGCCTACGAGGACAAGCGCTTCTACCGCCATCCCGGCGTCGATCCCCTGGCCCTGGCCCGTGCCGCCTGGCAGTGGGCGGCGTCGGGCAAGCCGGTGTCGGGCGCCTCGACGCTGACCATGCAGACGGTGCGGCTGCTGGAGCCGCGGCCGCGCACGCTCATCTCCAAGCTGGTCGAGATGGGCCGCGCCGTGCAGCTCGAATGGCGCCATTCCAAGGACGAGATCCTGGCCATCTACCTGACGGTGGCGCCCTTCGGCGGCAACCTGGAAGGCGTCGCGGCGGCCAGCCGGTTCTACCTCGGCAAGGACCCCCGGCACCTGACGGCGGGCGAGGCGGCGCTGCTGGTGGCCCTGCCCCAGTCGCCGGAGGCGGCCCGGCCGGATCGCCATCCCGGGGCGGCCCGGCTCGCCCGCGACAAGGTGCTGGCGCGCATGCAAGACGCCCACATCCTCGATGCCGACGCCGTCGCCGCGGCCCGCCAGGAACCGGTGGCGCGGGCCCGCCTCGCCGCCGCCTTCCGGGCGCCCCACCTGGCCCAACGGCTGGTGGCCGCCGATCCCGGCGCCGAGATCCAGCGTACCTTCATCGACGGCGCCCTGCAGGCCAGCGTGGAAGCGCTGGCCCGGCGCGCCGTCGGCGGCCTCGAACCGGGCGCCAACCTCGCCGTCCTGGTGGTGGAAACCGCTGGACGCCGGGTGGTGGCCCATGCCGGTTCCGCCGATTTCTTCGATGCGGCCCGCCAGGGCCAGGTGGATATGACCCGCGCCGTCCGCTCGCCGGGCTCGACGCTCAAGCCGTTCATCTACGCCGCCGGCTTCGAGCACCTGGGCCTGCATCCGGAAACCCTCATCGCCGACCGGCCGACGCGCTTCGGCGACTACGCGCCGGTCAACTTCGACCTGCGTTTCCGTGGCGACATCACCGTGCGCGAGGCCCTGCAGCTCAGCCTCAACGTGCCGGCGGTGGCGGTGCTCGACCGCCTGGGCCCGGCCCGCTTCGCCGAACTGATCGCCGAGATGGGCATTGCGCTGCGCTTCGACCCGCGGGTGGGGGCGCCGGCGCTGCCGATGGCGCTGGGCGGCGTCGGCGTCAGCCTGTGGGACCTGGTGACCCTTTTTGCCGGGCTGGCCGACGGCGGCCGCTTCGCGCCCTTGCGGGTCGCCGAGACCGATCCGCAGGCGGCGCCGGCCCGCGTGCTGAACGAAGCGGCCGCCTGGTACGCCGCCGCCATCCTGCGCGACGTGCCGCCGCCCGAGGGACGCGTCGCCGTCGCCGGCCGGCGCATCGCGCTCAAGACCGGCACCTCCTATGGCTTCCGCGACGCCTGGGCGGTGGGCTTCGACGGGCGTTTCACGGTGGGCGTGTGGGTCGGCCGCCCGGACGGCGGATACGGGACCGGTCGCACCGGCGGCCGGCAGGCGGCGCCGCTGCTCTATGACGTCTTCGACCTGCTGGCGCCCGCCGCCGGGCCAGTGTCGCCGCCGCCGGCCGGCGTCGTCGAGGCCCGCACCGGGGATCTGCCGCCGCCGCTCCGCCGCTTCCACACCCGCGACGAGATGGAGATGGCGCTCGTGGCGCCCGATGCTGCCTTCGAGATCGCCTTTCCGCCCGACGGCGCCACCGTCGAAATGGCCGCCGCCGCCGACGGCACCGCGACCCTCGCGCTGCGCGCCAATGGCGGGCGCAAGCCCTTGCGCTGGCTGATCGACGGGCGGCCCATCGCGGTATCGCCCTTCAAGCGGGCGGCGTCGTGGACGGCCGCCACCGAGGGACGCGTGCGCATCACCGCGCTCGATGCCGACGGCCACGCCGCCTCGGCCGAGGTGTGGATCGCACGGGTCCCCTAA
- a CDS encoding LysR substrate-binding domain-containing protein, with translation MQNFNDLWYYAAVVRHGGFSSAARHLNVAKSMLSRRVRRLEDELGVRLLERASHKIEVTEVGRQFYQRCEAAILEMEAAEEIATSMSAEPRGTITASCLPGLCAEVVGQSIPPFLEAYPKVRIHLIVSTRRYDLVNDHIDVAIHSGLGGPMEADLIVKQIGEVPFSLVASPEFAERNGLPASPAELADFPTIGFANFANEEPWNLMGPDGAECSIEVRPRVTSNDPHVLLGVASGGCGITFLPDFIVLSEIRSGQLVRVLPEWHGSHRALHMAFLSRRNMLPAVRAFIDFTHARLLRSFRECYHELKQEKDGGLRQPQAGAEATTTRSTAKASCDPTESPFPAAPSYPLGTE, from the coding sequence GTGCAAAATTTTAACGATCTATGGTATTACGCGGCGGTGGTACGCCACGGAGGGTTTAGCTCGGCGGCGCGGCACCTCAATGTCGCCAAGTCGATGCTCTCGCGCCGCGTCAGGAGGCTCGAGGATGAACTGGGTGTTCGCCTTCTTGAGCGCGCGTCCCATAAAATCGAGGTGACCGAGGTCGGCCGGCAGTTCTACCAGCGATGCGAAGCGGCCATACTGGAGATGGAGGCGGCCGAAGAGATCGCCACGTCGATGAGTGCCGAGCCGAGGGGGACGATTACGGCAAGCTGCCTACCGGGGCTCTGTGCCGAAGTGGTGGGCCAGTCTATCCCTCCTTTTCTGGAGGCCTATCCCAAGGTTCGCATTCACCTTATTGTTTCGACGCGTCGCTATGATTTGGTGAACGATCATATCGATGTCGCGATCCATAGCGGTCTTGGCGGGCCCATGGAGGCCGATCTGATCGTCAAGCAAATCGGCGAGGTGCCCTTCAGTCTCGTGGCGAGTCCGGAATTTGCTGAGCGCAACGGGCTGCCGGCCAGCCCGGCGGAGCTTGCGGATTTTCCGACCATCGGCTTCGCCAATTTCGCCAACGAAGAACCATGGAATCTCATGGGGCCGGATGGCGCCGAATGCTCGATCGAGGTCCGTCCCCGCGTCACATCCAATGACCCTCACGTCCTTCTTGGTGTGGCATCGGGCGGCTGCGGCATTACCTTCCTTCCCGATTTTATTGTCTTGTCGGAGATCCGTTCCGGCCAGTTGGTTCGCGTGCTGCCCGAGTGGCATGGGAGCCACCGTGCGTTGCATATGGCCTTCCTCTCACGCCGCAACATGCTGCCGGCCGTTCGGGCCTTCATCGATTTCACTCACGCCCGTCTGCTGCGCTCATTCCGAGAGTGCTATCACGAACTCAAGCAGGAGAAAGACGGCGGGCTCCGCCAGCCGCAAGCGGGGGCAGAGGCGACGACGACGAGATCCACTGCCAAAGCATCATGCGACCCGACGGAATCGCCTTTCCCGGCGGCCCCTTCTTATCCGTTGGGGACGGAGTAG
- a CDS encoding MFS transporter yields the protein MTVPAKTRWEIVALAVGAGIVAAAHVGKLPPALSALRADLDLSLVAGGWVVSTFSVTGMMVAVLAGTVADRVGHWRLVLAGLAALLIGSALGAFAGGGAALLFSRFLEGLGFISVAVSVPSVILRAAVPGDRRLALGLWGAYMPAGTALMMVASPAVLALAGWRVLWAAAAALALLWMAAMLLVGRAAPPGRPAGPAGSAAGNIRLAAAQPGTWLLALCFALYTIPWLALMVWLPSFMIETRGIGTATAATLTALVVAMNVPGNLTAGWLLHRGARHWALIAVAAGIMGLCTLGIFAAALPDLLRYALCLVFSLVGGMLPTAVLSGAPVFAPGLGQVGTTNGMLVQGSNTGQVIGPPAIAAAVQAAGNWEAAGILMLAACAAATLGALALRPIEKRRRAADGTD from the coding sequence ATGACCGTGCCCGCCAAAACCCGCTGGGAAATCGTCGCGCTGGCCGTCGGCGCCGGCATCGTCGCCGCCGCCCACGTCGGCAAGCTGCCCCCGGCCCTCTCCGCGCTGCGCGCCGACCTCGACCTCAGCCTGGTCGCCGGCGGCTGGGTGGTCTCCACCTTCAGCGTCACCGGCATGATGGTGGCGGTCCTGGCCGGCACCGTGGCCGACCGCGTCGGTCACTGGCGCCTCGTTTTGGCCGGCCTCGCCGCGCTGCTGATCGGCAGCGCCCTCGGAGCCTTCGCCGGCGGCGGCGCGGCGCTGCTGTTCAGCCGCTTCCTCGAGGGCCTGGGGTTCATCTCGGTGGCGGTATCGGTGCCCTCGGTGATCCTGCGCGCCGCCGTCCCCGGCGACCGGCGCCTGGCATTGGGGTTGTGGGGCGCCTACATGCCGGCCGGCACCGCCCTGATGATGGTGGCCTCGCCGGCCGTTCTGGCGCTCGCCGGCTGGCGTGTCCTGTGGGCAGCGGCCGCCGCGTTGGCACTTCTGTGGATGGCGGCCATGCTGCTCGTCGGGCGGGCCGCGCCGCCCGGCCGCCCGGCCGGACCGGCAGGCTCGGCGGCCGGCAACATCCGGCTCGCGGCGGCGCAGCCGGGAACGTGGCTGCTGGCCCTCTGTTTCGCCCTCTACACCATCCCGTGGCTGGCCCTCATGGTGTGGCTGCCGAGCTTTATGATCGAGACGCGCGGCATCGGCACCGCCACGGCGGCCACGCTTACCGCCCTGGTGGTGGCGATGAACGTTCCCGGCAACCTGACGGCCGGCTGGCTGCTGCATCGCGGCGCCCGCCACTGGGCCCTGATCGCCGTCGCGGCGGGCATCATGGGGCTGTGCACGCTGGGCATCTTCGCCGCCGCCCTGCCCGATCTTCTGCGCTATGCCCTATGCCTCGTCTTCTCGCTGGTCGGCGGCATGCTGCCGACGGCGGTGCTGTCGGGCGCCCCGGTCTTCGCCCCCGGCCTCGGCCAAGTCGGCACCACCAACGGCATGCTGGTCCAGGGCTCCAACACCGGCCAGGTGATCGGGCCCCCGGCCATCGCCGCCGCCGTGCAGGCGGCCGGCAACTGGGAAGCGGCGGGCATTCTCATGCTGGCCGCCTGTGCCGCGGCCACGCTTGGCGCCCTGGCGCTGCGCCCCATCGAAAAGCGGCGCCGCGCCGCCGACGGCACCGATTAG
- the ettA gene encoding energy-dependent translational throttle protein EttA, translating into MPAYQYVYVMQGLTKSFPGGREVLKGISLSFLPDAKIGVLGVNGAGKSTLLKIMAGLDQEFGGEAWAAQGARVGYLSQEPWLDPAKTVEANITEGLGGVKDLLDRFNEVSARFAEPLEDDEMNALLAEQGELQEKIDAANGWDLERTIGIAMDALRCPPGDADVTKISGGERRRVALCRLLLQRPEILLLDEPTNHLDAESVAWLEHFLEEYPGMVMIVTHDRYFLDHVTGWILELDRGLGFPYQGNYSSWLEQKQKRLQQEEREESARQRTLAQELEWIRSSPRARQTKSQARITAYETLLAEAGNRQLGSAQIVIPPGPRLGDLVIQAEGLSKGFGENLLMENLDFKLPPGGIVGIIGPNGAGKTTLFRMITGQETPDAGSLRVGDTVVLGYVDQSRETLDAEKTVWQEISGGLDEIELGKRRMPSRAYVSQFNFRGPDQQKKVGQLSGGERNRVHLAKMLKSGANVLLLDEPTNDLDVETLRALEVALAEFAGCAVIISHDRWFLDRIATHILAFEGDSQVVWFEGNYQDYEADLHRRIGAEADQPHRIKYKPLVR; encoded by the coding sequence ATGCCCGCCTATCAATACGTCTATGTCATGCAGGGACTGACCAAGTCCTTCCCCGGCGGACGGGAGGTGCTGAAGGGCATCTCGCTCTCCTTCCTGCCGGACGCCAAGATCGGCGTGCTCGGCGTCAACGGCGCCGGCAAGTCGACGCTGCTCAAGATCATGGCCGGGCTGGACCAGGAATTCGGCGGCGAGGCCTGGGCGGCGCAGGGCGCCCGCGTCGGCTATCTGTCGCAGGAACCCTGGCTCGACCCCGCCAAGACGGTCGAGGCCAACATCACCGAAGGCCTGGGCGGGGTCAAAGACCTGCTCGATCGCTTCAACGAGGTCAGCGCCCGCTTCGCCGAGCCGCTCGAGGACGACGAGATGAACGCGCTCCTGGCCGAGCAGGGCGAGCTTCAGGAAAAGATCGATGCCGCCAACGGCTGGGACCTGGAGCGCACCATCGGCATCGCCATGGATGCCCTGCGCTGCCCGCCGGGCGATGCCGACGTCACCAAGATTTCCGGTGGCGAGCGGCGGCGCGTGGCCCTGTGCCGGCTGCTTCTCCAGCGCCCGGAGATCCTGCTGCTCGACGAGCCGACCAACCATCTGGACGCCGAATCGGTGGCCTGGCTCGAACACTTCCTCGAAGAGTATCCGGGCATGGTGATGATCGTCACCCATGACCGCTACTTCCTCGACCACGTCACCGGCTGGATCCTGGAACTCGACCGCGGCCTGGGATTTCCCTACCAGGGCAACTATTCGTCGTGGCTGGAGCAGAAGCAGAAGCGCCTGCAGCAGGAGGAGCGCGAGGAATCGGCCCGCCAGCGGACCCTGGCCCAGGAGCTGGAGTGGATCCGCTCCTCGCCCCGGGCCCGCCAGACCAAAAGCCAGGCCCGCATCACCGCCTACGAAACGCTGCTGGCCGAGGCCGGCAACCGCCAGCTGGGAAGCGCCCAGATCGTCATCCCCCCGGGCCCGCGCCTGGGCGACCTGGTCATCCAGGCCGAGGGGCTGTCCAAGGGGTTCGGCGAGAACCTGCTGATGGAGAACCTCGACTTCAAGCTGCCGCCGGGCGGCATCGTCGGCATCATCGGCCCCAACGGCGCCGGCAAGACGACGCTGTTTCGCATGATCACCGGCCAGGAGACGCCCGATGCCGGCAGCCTGCGCGTCGGCGACACCGTGGTCCTGGGCTACGTCGACCAGTCGCGCGAGACGCTCGATGCCGAAAAGACGGTGTGGCAGGAAATCAGCGGCGGCTTGGACGAGATTGAACTGGGCAAGCGGCGCATGCCAAGCCGCGCCTACGTCAGTCAGTTCAATTTCCGCGGCCCCGACCAGCAGAAGAAGGTCGGCCAACTGTCGGGCGGCGAGCGCAACCGCGTGCATCTGGCCAAGATGCTGAAATCGGGCGCCAACGTCCTGCTGCTCGACGAGCCGACCAACGACCTCGATGTCGAAACCCTGCGGGCCCTGGAAGTGGCCCTGGCCGAGTTCGCCGGCTGCGCCGTCATCATCAGCCACGACCGCTGGTTCCTGGATCGCATCGCCACCCACATCCTGGCCTTCGAAGGCGACAGCCAGGTGGTGTGGTTCGAGGGCAACTATCAGGACTACGAGGCCGATCTTCACCGGCGCATCGGTGCCGAGGCCGACCAGCCGCACCGCATCAAGTACAAGCCGCTGGTCCGTTAA
- a CDS encoding C4-dicarboxylate TRAP transporter substrate-binding protein: MRGIKRILLAATAGVLSLGIACAATQAQDKSFVLKFNHVLGPKEPYHAGFTKWAKAVAERTKGGLKVEVFHSAQLGVEEDIIEQIRQGANIGQNTDSARLGNYIPGIAIMNGPYFAETLDEVAKLRKSPTVTKWLDELATKYGLKVVSFNWVQGYRHFFTNKPIKTPADLKGMRIRTPPAPIWQESIRALGAEPVAMAFGDMYPGLQQKAIDGVELVYNNIPGARFYEVLKYANETGHIMLINFEVISAKFFNSLPADYQKILVEECDKAGEETSKAILASEKVVMEQLKGKGMTIVSDVDLKAFRKAGEKAYEVLKITDAFNTVSKEIGK, from the coding sequence ATGAGAGGGATAAAACGCATTCTGCTTGCGGCGACGGCAGGCGTTCTGTCGTTGGGAATCGCCTGTGCCGCGACGCAGGCACAGGACAAGTCCTTCGTGCTGAAGTTCAACCATGTCCTGGGTCCGAAAGAGCCGTATCACGCGGGATTCACCAAGTGGGCGAAGGCGGTTGCGGAACGGACCAAGGGCGGCTTGAAGGTCGAGGTCTTCCACAGCGCGCAGCTGGGCGTCGAGGAAGACATCATCGAGCAGATCCGCCAGGGCGCCAACATCGGCCAGAACACCGACTCGGCGCGCCTCGGCAACTACATTCCCGGCATCGCCATCATGAACGGCCCCTACTTCGCCGAGACCCTCGACGAGGTGGCGAAGCTTAGGAAGTCACCGACGGTCACCAAGTGGCTGGACGAACTGGCCACCAAGTACGGCCTCAAGGTCGTCTCCTTCAACTGGGTCCAGGGGTATCGCCACTTCTTCACCAACAAGCCGATCAAGACCCCGGCCGACCTCAAGGGCATGCGCATCCGCACGCCCCCGGCCCCGATCTGGCAGGAATCGATCCGCGCGCTGGGCGCCGAGCCGGTCGCCATGGCGTTCGGCGACATGTATCCGGGCCTGCAGCAGAAGGCCATCGATGGCGTCGAACTGGTCTACAACAACATCCCCGGCGCCCGCTTCTACGAGGTGCTGAAGTACGCCAACGAGACCGGGCACATCATGCTCATCAACTTCGAGGTGATCAGCGCCAAGTTCTTCAACAGCCTGCCCGCCGACTACCAGAAGATCCTGGTCGAGGAATGCGACAAGGCCGGCGAGGAAACCTCGAAGGCCATCCTGGCCAGCGAGAAGGTGGTCATGGAGCAGCTTAAGGGCAAAGGCATGACCATCGTTTCCGACGTCGACCTGAAGGCGTTCCGGAAGGCCGGCGAGAAGGCCTACGAAGTGCTGAAGATCACCGACGCGTTCAACACCGTGAGCAAGGAAATCGGCAAGTAA
- a CDS encoding tetratricopeptide repeat protein encodes MYKVFDKLDRFRQGMLALTGVVLIAVAVWGAMGGYTRMPPGDYETKQGDILLDDGKFALALNRFEAALAANPDHRGAMMGRAISLLQQGRTEAAEEAFGDTIALLEKAPPDDATGRGALAAAYANRGILYDRGQQPERALADYRRALAIDAAAVSGPGLVDRVLYGTPDAASVAKRVAYLEGQMRLPPERRVLSRPDIDSRQRMHKP; translated from the coding sequence ATGTATAAGGTGTTCGACAAGCTGGATCGTTTCCGCCAGGGCATGCTGGCGCTGACCGGCGTAGTCCTGATTGCCGTCGCCGTCTGGGGCGCCATGGGCGGCTATACCCGGATGCCGCCCGGCGACTACGAAACCAAACAGGGCGACATCCTGCTCGACGACGGAAAATTCGCCCTCGCCCTCAACCGCTTCGAGGCGGCCCTTGCGGCCAATCCGGACCATCGCGGCGCCATGATGGGCCGCGCCATTTCCCTGTTGCAGCAAGGCAGGACGGAAGCGGCGGAGGAGGCCTTCGGCGACACCATCGCGTTGCTCGAAAAGGCCCCGCCCGACGACGCCACCGGCCGCGGGGCGCTGGCGGCGGCCTATGCCAACCGCGGCATCCTCTATGATCGCGGCCAGCAGCCCGAACGCGCGCTGGCCGATTATCGCCGCGCGCTCGCCATCGACGCCGCGGCGGTTTCCGGTCCCGGACTGGTCGATCGCGTGCTCTATGGCACGCCCGATGCGGCCAGCGTGGCCAAACGCGTCGCCTATCTGGAAGGGCAGATGCGCCTGCCGCCCGAACGGCGGGTGCTGAGCCGGCCGGACATCGATTCCCGCCAGCGCATGCACAAACCCTGA